CCGCCCCTGGTCGAACCCGGCCTGCGCGCGTGCCTTGCGGTAGACCGTGATCTTCTCGGCGAGCCCGTCGACGTCCTGGTTCTCCAGGTGGGTGAGGACGTTGGTGCCGAGACGGCCCGCGGTGCGGAAGGTCTCCTCGCTTCGCGAGACGGTGGTCCAGATCGGCAGCTCACGCTGGACCGGCCGCGGGTAGAGGTCGACGGTGACCTCCTCGCCGTGCGGGTTGGGCCCGGTCCAGGTGCCGTCGGCCCAGGCCCGGCGGATCGCCGCGATGTCGGCGACGACCCGCTCGCGGCGGCCTTCGTACGCCTCCGGGGCCAGCACGAAGTCGTTGACGTTCCACCCGGAGCCGACCGAGATCGCCGCGCGCCCGCCCGAGATGACGTCGATGACGCCGAAGTCCTCGACCACGCGCGCGGGATGGTGCAGCGGGGTGACCACGCTGCCCACCCGGATCTGCATCCGCTCGGTCACCGCGGCCACCGCGGCTGAGGTGACCGCCGGGTTGGGGAAGGCTCCGCCGAAGCGGTGGAAGTGGCGCTCCGGAGTGGAGACGAAGGAGAAGCCGAGCTCGTCGGCGCGGCGGGCGCCTGCCAGCAGCAGTCGGTAGGCGTCGGCGGCGGCGTCCCCGACCGCGGCGAAGAAGAACAGGCCGAAGTCGAGGCCGTCCGGGGTGTCGGTCATGATGCTGCTCCCTGCTGTCCGAGCTGCTGTATGAGCTGCGGTATGTGCTGTGCGATGGGCGCGAGCGCGTCGGCGGCCCCGTCTCCGGCCGCCAGCCGCTCCACGACCGGTATGTAGTCCGCGAGTGTCGGCAGGCCCGTCATGGCGTCCCGCAGGGCCGCCGCGGCCGCTCGGCAGGCGGGGTCGCCGAGCAGCTCCCCGACGAGCCCGCGCAGTTCGGCGGGCCCCGCCTCGGCTGCGGGGAGGTGGCTGCCCGCGCCGGTGCGCGCCAGGTGGACGGCGAAGAACCGCTGGTCGGGGCTGTGGCTGAGCGCCAGCTGCGGTACGCCGTGCAGTGCGGCGGTGAGCATGGTGCCGGTGCCGCCGTGGTGGATGACGAGGTCGCAGGAGGGGATGAGCATGTGCAGGGCGCAGTCCTCCACGACCCGAACCCCCTGCGGCACCGTACCCAGCAGCGGCCGCTGGCCCGCCACGACGGCGGCGACGAGCTCGACGTCGAGCCCGCACAGGGCGTCGAGCACCCGGGGGGCGAAGAAGCCGTCCGGGCCAGCCACCTCGGTCATGGTGATGCCCAGCGCGACGCAGATCCGGGGCCGGCCAGCGGGCCGCTCCAGCACCCCGGACGGCACCCGCCCGGCGCTGCTATACGGCACGTAGCGCACCGGCAACCGCCTGGCCATCCCCGGCACCTGCGCCGCCTCGGGGCAGGCGTCGAGGTTCCACCACTCTGGCACGTCGGCCAGGCGCAGCCCGAACCGTTCGAAGAGCGCGCCGAACTCGGGCGGCAGGTTGTCCCGGCCCAGGCCGCGGCCGACGATGTCCGGCCCCCAAGGGCAGCGCAGCGACAGCGCGCCCGTGACGGCGGCGACGAGCGGCCCGGCGAGCGCGGACGGCTCCCAGACCACGACGTCCGGCCACCAGGCGCGGGCGAACCGCACCACGTCGTCGGCCATGCCGTCGGCGATGTCGCAGAAGAGCGTCTTGGGGTCCGCCGCCGCGGGCCGCCCCGTCCCGGCCCGCTCCCGGTAGCGGCGGGCGAAGTCCACCGGCGGGCCGGCGCCGACCACGGGTATGCCGGACGCCGCGACGGTGTCGACGAGCTCCGGGTGGGTGGCGGCGTACACCTCGTGTCCCGCGGCGCGCAGGGCCCAGGCGAACGGCGCCATGACGAAGTAGTGCGACGGCATCACGGCCGTCACGAACAGCACACGCACCGGTGCACTCCCCTGTTGTTCCCGTGTTCCGGGGCCCCGGTCACAGTGCCGGGGCTTCCTGTGCGGTCGCCGGGGAGTCGACGTAGCGGTCGAGCACCCCCTGGTAGTAGTCGTCGGCGAAGGCCACCGGTCGCGGGTGCAGCAGCCGCCGCAGCTTGTCGATGCGGACCCGGTGGTTGGCGCCGAGGCCGGTGACGAACCGGCGCGTCGCCGGGGTGCCGAGCCGCCGCTCGAGATGGTCGACGATCGCCTCGACGGGGACGGCCACCCCGGAGGCGATGTTGACCACGTCGTCGCGCACGCCGAGCGTGAGCAGCCGGTCGACCAGGTCGACCACGTCGTCGATGGCGATCAGATCGCGAGCCGCGCCGCGGTGCACCGTCACCTCGCCCGCGCGCACCTGGCTGATCAGTGAGGGCAGCAACTGGTGCGGCGGGTGGCCGGGGCCGACGACGTGGCCGAGGCGGAGGACGAGGTGGTCGGCGCCACCGGAGCCGACCACCTGCTCCAGCGCCCGCTTGTGCCGCCCGTACGGAGTGCAGGGCGTGACCAATTCGTCCTCCCGCCCGTGGCAGCCGGGGGCGCCGTACATGCCGGTGGAGGCGGTGGAGAAGAAGACGAGCCGGGTGCCGTCGGCCCGGCAGCGGCGCAGTACCTCCCTCACCAGCGCCTCCTCGCGGGCGAATGCGGCGGCCGAGGTGCCGGCGGCCCAGGACACCCCGGCGGCGAGCAGCACGACCCCGTCGTGGCGGTCGGCCAGGCGCGCGAAGTGCCGGGCGAGGAAGCCGTTTCCGACGATCTGCACGGCCGGCTCACCCGGCCCGGCCGGCGGCGGCCTTGGCCAGCTCGGCGACGACGTCGGCGGGGGCGGGCATCGCGGCCGTCGCGGCGGCGACCTCACTGGCCCGCTCCCGGTACCCGGCCTCCCGCAGCAGTGCCTCGGCGCGCTCCAGTACCGCCTCGGTGGACGCCTCGCCCGGCAGCAGGCGCAGCCCGCAGCCGTACTCCTGCAGCCGCAGCGAGTTGTCGAACTGGTCCGAGGTCTGCGGCAGGCACAGTTGGGGGACACCCAGCGAGAGCGCGGCGAAGACCGAGCCCGGGCCGCCGTGGCTGATCAGCAGGTCGCAGCCGGTGAGCCCGCGCTCCAGCGCGAAGCGGCCGGCCGCGACCACCCCGGACGGCAGCGGCCGCCAGGCCTCGGCGACGCGGTCGTCCACCGCCACCACGACCTCGGCTCCGAGACCGGTGAGGGCGCGGGCGAGTTCGGCCATGCGCCCGGGGAAGTCGAGGCGGCCGTGGGTGGGCAGCATGCTGCCGAGGGTGAGGCAGATCCGCGGCCGGGAGCGCGGCGCGTCGAGCCAGGGGGGGCGGACGTCGGGGCCGTTGTAGGGGACGTACCGCATCGGCAGACCGGCGCGGGGGTCCGGGCCGCGCAGCGCCGCCGGGCGCACGTCCAGGAAGAGCGCGGGGTCCTGCAGCCGGGGCACACCGAGGGCGGCGCGCTCGGGCCCGAGTTCCGCCACGGCGCTCGCCCGCGGCCCCTCGGGGGCGCTGAAGTCGGACAGGCTCAGCCCGGGCTCGATCCACGGCACGCCGTGCGCGGACGCCGCCAGTTGTCCGGCGTACTCCATGGGCTCGCACACCAGCAGGTCCGGCCGCCACGTCTCGATCAGGCGGAGCGTGCCGTCGAGCGTCCGGGCGGCCAGCCGTCCCCAGGCACGGCCGCTCTCCCTGCGGCGCTCGGCCGGGTCGGCCGCGGGGGTGAGCCGGCGACCGTCCCGGTCGTGCAGCATGAACTCCTCGAACGCCACGGGCGGTGCGCTGGTGGCGGCGGGGAGCCCGGTGGCCACGACGGTCTCGCTGAAGTTCTCCGGCGCGGCCACCAGCACCTGGTGGCCCGCGGCACGCAGTGCCCAGGCGAGCGGCACCATCGGATACAGGTGGCCGGGCAGGGGGGCAGTGGTGAACAGGACCCGCATGTCGACTCCTCGGTCGGATGGGCTGGGGGTGCGGCGCCGTCAGGACGCCGTCTGCTTCAGCGGCTCCCACCAGCCGCGGTTCTCCCGGTACCAGGCGACCAGGTCGGCCAGACCCCACTCGAAGGCCACCCGCGGCGCGTAGCCGAGCTGCTCGCGGATCTTGCTGTCGTCGAGCGCGTACCGCAGGTCGTGGCCCTTGCGGTCGGCGACCTTCCGGACCATGTCCCAGTCGGCGCCGCACAGTTCGAGCAGCTGCTCGGTGATCTCGCGGTTGGTGGCGTGGTGGCCGCCGCCGATGTTGTAGACCTCCCCCGCGCGGCCCTTGGTGAGCACCAGGTGCAGGGCGCGGCAGTGGTCGTCCACGTGCAGCCATTCGCGCACGTTGCCGCCGTCGCCGTAGAGCGGGACGGGCTGCCCGTCCAGCAGGTTGGTGACGAACCGCGGGATGAGCTTTTCGACGTGCTGGTGGGGCCCGTAGTTGTTGGAGCAGCGGGTGATGGAGACGTCGAGGCCGTGGGTGCGCCAGTAGGCGCGTGCGATCAGGTCGCTGCCCGCCTTGGAGGCGGAGTAGGGGGAGTTGGGCAGCAGCGGTGACTCCTCGGTCCACGCGCCCTCGGTGATCGAGCCGTACACCTCGTCGGTGGAGACGTGCACCACCCGGGGGACGCCGCAGCGCAGCGCCGCGTCGAGCACGCACTGGGTGCCAGCGACGTTGGTGCGCACGAATCCGGCGGGGCCGTCCAGGGAGCGGTCCACGTGGGACTCGGCGGCGAAGTGCAGCACGGCGTCGTGGCCGGGGAAGACCTCCTCCAGCAGCGGCTGGTCGCAGATGTCCCCCTTGACCAACTCCAGCCTCGGGTCGTCCAGCGGGAGGTTGGCGGGGTTCCCCGCGTAGGTCAGGCTGTCGACCACCGTCACCCGGGCCCCCTCGAAACCCGGGTAGGCGCCCGCCAGCAGGGAGCGTACGTAGTGGGAGCCGATGAACCCGGCTCCGCCGGTGACCAGAATCCTCATGGCGCCGAGCGTCGTGCCGGCGTCTCGAACCGGGGTCGAACCGCTGTGGAGGCACCGGCTTCGGTACCGAGCGCGGCACGCAGCCGGGCGACGGCGTCCGGGTCGGACAGGTGACCGAGCGCGGCCAGGTGTTCGGCGGCGCGCAGCAGCGCGGCCCGGTCCCGGTGCGGGCCGCGGGCACGGGCGTCGAGCAGGGACACCACCGTGCTGCCGCCCCGCGTGACGCCGGGGTGGCGGCGGGCGAGCGCGGACAGGCTCTGTCCGGGCCCGGTCTCGACCAGATGGCAGGGGCCCGCGGCGAGCAGCCGGTCAAGGGCGGGTCCGAAGCGCACCTGGCGCGCCGGCTGGCCGGCCCAGAACTCCGGGTCGGTGGCCTGGTCCGCGGTGAGTTCTGCGGCGGTGTAGCCGGACAGGACGGTGATGGCCGGCGGGCGCAGCGGCACAGCGGCGACCGAGAGGAGGTGCCGGCGGCAGGCGTCGTCCATCGACGGGCTGTGGAAACCGTGCGTGGCGCGGGCCCGGGCGCAGACGACACCGTCCGCGGTGAGTGCCCCGGCGACCGCGGTGAGCTGTGGTTCCGGCCCGGCGAGCAGGAGTTGGGCGGGGGCGTTGACCGCGCCGACGACGACCTCGTCGGTCAGGTACGGGGCCACCTCCGCCTCGCTCGCGGCGACGGCGAGCATGCCACCGGGGGGCGCGTCCGCGATGAGCTCGACGCGCTCGGCGAGCAGCGCCACCGCGTCCGGCAGCGTCATCACCCCGGCGAGCACCGCCGCGGCCGCCTCCCCGGCGCTGTGGCCGAGCAGCACGGCGGGCCGCGCGCCCCAGGCCAGCAGCATCCGGCCGAGCGCGTAGTCGAGGGCGAACAGCAGCGGCTGGGCGCGCGAGACGTGGTCGAGCGGGACGGCCGGGTGCTCGCTCGCCCAGTCGCCGCGGATCCGGTCGCCCTCCGGGCCGTACAGGTCGAGCACCTCGTTGACGGCGGCGGTGAAGGACTCCTCGACGCCGTACAGGCCGAGGGCCATGCCGGGTCGCTGTGCGCCCTGACCGGGCAGCAGGAAGGCGAGCCGTGGCGGGGCCTGTGGCCCCCTGGCGGGCGGCGCGGGCGCGGCTGCGGGTGCGGGCGCGGTGGAAGACATCGGTCCGGCTCCTGCGGGGGGTGAGGCGGGGTGTGGCGGGGGTGGGGTGACGAGCCGCCGGACACACCGCGGCCGTCCCGCCCGGGTGGGGCGGGACGGCCGCGATATCGGCGGCCTGGTGGGCCGCGGTGTGGTGGCCCAGGTGGGCCGTTCCGGCGGGTGGCCGAGCAGGCCGCTCCGCGGCGGCCGGGTGGGCCGCCGTGCGGTGGGCACGGGTCGCGTCCGGGTCAGGCCGCGTACGACCGGGCGCCGTTGATCAGGTCGAGCAGCGCGCGCGGGGTCTCCGCCTCGGCTGCGGCGTCGTCCGGGATCACGATCCCGTAGTCGCGCTGGATGCTCCCTACGACCTGCAGCAGTGCGAGCGAGTCATAGCCGAGCTCCATGAAGTCGGTGTCGAGGACGTCGCCGTCGAGGTCGACCCCCTCCGCCTCGCCCGCGTTCTCCCGGAGCAGGCGGGTCAGTTCGGCGAGTTCCATCACGGTCTGCTGGGACATGTCAGCCTTCCTCGTTTTCGGTAGCGATGCGCCGGAGCCGGACGCCGTCCGGCGCCGGCCGCGGCGGAGCACCAGGGCGGCGTTGAATCCGCCGTACCCCCGGGCCAGGACGAGCGCGGTGCCCAGCCGGGCCTCCCGGGCGGCGCCGGTGACCAGGTCGAGCTCCATACCGTCGGCGGGCGCCTCGACTCCGACGGTCGGCGGGACGACACCGTCGCGCAGCGCGAGCAGTGCGGTGGCCGCGTCCAGCGCGGCGCCGCCGCCGAAGAGGCGGCCGGTCATGGTCTTCGGCGCGGTCACCGGCACCCCGCGCGGCCCGAAGAGGGCCACCAGCGCCTCGGCCTCCGCGCGGTCCAGCGCGGGGACCCCTGCGGCGTCGGCGAAGACCACGTCGACGTCCTCCGGAGTCAACCGTGCGTCCGCGAGCGCCAGTTCTGCGGCCCGTTGCAGCCC
The Streptomyces misionensis genome window above contains:
- the rfbB gene encoding dTDP-glucose 4,6-dehydratase, which translates into the protein MRILVTGGAGFIGSHYVRSLLAGAYPGFEGARVTVVDSLTYAGNPANLPLDDPRLELVKGDICDQPLLEEVFPGHDAVLHFAAESHVDRSLDGPAGFVRTNVAGTQCVLDAALRCGVPRVVHVSTDEVYGSITEGAWTEESPLLPNSPYSASKAGSDLIARAYWRTHGLDVSITRCSNNYGPHQHVEKLIPRFVTNLLDGQPVPLYGDGGNVREWLHVDDHCRALHLVLTKGRAGEVYNIGGGHHATNREITEQLLELCGADWDMVRKVADRKGHDLRYALDDSKIREQLGYAPRVAFEWGLADLVAWYRENRGWWEPLKQTAS
- a CDS encoding acyl carrier protein, giving the protein MSQQTVMELAELTRLLRENAGEAEGVDLDGDVLDTDFMELGYDSLALLQVVGSIQRDYGIVIPDDAAAEAETPRALLDLINGARSYAA
- a CDS encoding nucleotide disphospho-sugar-binding domain-containing protein, whose protein sequence is MRVLFTTAPLPGHLYPMVPLAWALRAAGHQVLVAAPENFSETVVATGLPAATSAPPVAFEEFMLHDRDGRRLTPAADPAERRRESGRAWGRLAARTLDGTLRLIETWRPDLLVCEPMEYAGQLAASAHGVPWIEPGLSLSDFSAPEGPRASAVAELGPERAALGVPRLQDPALFLDVRPAALRGPDPRAGLPMRYVPYNGPDVRPPWLDAPRSRPRICLTLGSMLPTHGRLDFPGRMAELARALTGLGAEVVVAVDDRVAEAWRPLPSGVVAAGRFALERGLTGCDLLISHGGPGSVFAALSLGVPQLCLPQTSDQFDNSLRLQEYGCGLRLLPGEASTEAVLERAEALLREAGYRERASEVAAATAAMPAPADVVAELAKAAAGRAG
- a CDS encoding acyltransferase domain-containing protein — translated: MSSTAPAPAAAPAPPARGPQAPPRLAFLLPGQGAQRPGMALGLYGVEESFTAAVNEVLDLYGPEGDRIRGDWASEHPAVPLDHVSRAQPLLFALDYALGRMLLAWGARPAVLLGHSAGEAAAAVLAGVMTLPDAVALLAERVELIADAPPGGMLAVAASEAEVAPYLTDEVVVGAVNAPAQLLLAGPEPQLTAVAGALTADGVVCARARATHGFHSPSMDDACRRHLLSVAAVPLRPPAITVLSGYTAAELTADQATDPEFWAGQPARQVRFGPALDRLLAAGPCHLVETGPGQSLSALARRHPGVTRGGSTVVSLLDARARGPHRDRAALLRAAEHLAALGHLSDPDAVARLRAALGTEAGASTAVRPRFETPARRSAP
- a CDS encoding MupA/Atu3671 family FMN-dependent luciferase-like monooxygenase — translated: MTDTPDGLDFGLFFFAAVGDAAADAYRLLLAGARRADELGFSFVSTPERHFHRFGGAFPNPAVTSAAVAAVTERMQIRVGSVVTPLHHPARVVEDFGVIDVISGGRAAISVGSGWNVNDFVLAPEAYEGRRERVVADIAAIRRAWADGTWTGPNPHGEEVTVDLYPRPVQRELPIWTTVSRSEETFRTAGRLGTNVLTHLENQDVDGLAEKITVYRKARAQAGFDQGRVTVMMHTYVAATTEAAHAVAAPALREYLLTAIDLEARAVRAGGSMSGGRRGRDFMGRDDARSRLAEFGVNRYLGGTSLIGSVDACTAVAERVRAAGADEIACLVDFVGDTDAVLAGLEHLDTVRRRVAAPRD
- a CDS encoding nucleotide disphospho-sugar-binding domain-containing protein; this encodes MRVLFVTAVMPSHYFVMAPFAWALRAAGHEVYAATHPELVDTVAASGIPVVGAGPPVDFARRYRERAGTGRPAAADPKTLFCDIADGMADDVVRFARAWWPDVVVWEPSALAGPLVAAVTGALSLRCPWGPDIVGRGLGRDNLPPEFGALFERFGLRLADVPEWWNLDACPEAAQVPGMARRLPVRYVPYSSAGRVPSGVLERPAGRPRICVALGITMTEVAGPDGFFAPRVLDALCGLDVELVAAVVAGQRPLLGTVPQGVRVVEDCALHMLIPSCDLVIHHGGTGTMLTAALHGVPQLALSHSPDQRFFAVHLARTGAGSHLPAAEAGPAELRGLVGELLGDPACRAAAAALRDAMTGLPTLADYIPVVERLAAGDGAADALAPIAQHIPQLIQQLGQQGAAS
- a CDS encoding NAD-dependent epimerase/dehydratase family protein, whose amino-acid sequence is MQIVGNGFLARHFARLADRHDGVVLLAAGVSWAAGTSAAAFAREEALVREVLRRCRADGTRLVFFSTASTGMYGAPGCHGREDELVTPCTPYGRHKRALEQVVGSGGADHLVLRLGHVVGPGHPPHQLLPSLISQVRAGEVTVHRGAARDLIAIDDVVDLVDRLLTLGVRDDVVNIASGVAVPVEAIVDHLERRLGTPATRRFVTGLGANHRVRIDKLRRLLHPRPVAFADDYYQGVLDRYVDSPATAQEAPAL